The DNA window TCCTTTTGGACAGTCTCGTCGGTTTTATAGTAGAAGGAGCAGTAGTCTTTAACCCATGTTTTAATTGCAAACCATATCTCAAGCCCGTCTGCAGCATATGGATAGTCCTCTATCAGCAAGCGCACGCCGTGCGAGGAGCTTGAATCTTCAACTGCCATTCCTCTGAACAAAGCAAAGGATAGATGCTTAATTAATTACCTTAAACGCTATCATCTTTTTTTCTAAATGCACATATGATTAATGTTACTGTCATAAGATTTACCTTTTGGTCAGATCTACGGGGAGCGCTTGTTCAGGAAAAACCCAATTCTTATACATTGCAGACGACCATTCCATTGAAAACTTTGCAGGAAAGACTGTCGTCTCTAGTATTCCAGAAGCGTTAATGAGAACCTGTCTAGCGAGTGCATTTACATTCATATTGTCACGAAAGTGAGGATGCAGGAGTTTATGAACCGGATGAAGCACGCTCAACTGCCTATTTGTTGCTATAATAAATGGCTCCATCACTGCATGAGTTCTCAACCTGCAACAAAACAAGAACACATAAAAGattcatttgaaaataaaaatgcaaTGAACTTATTTGGCAGGCTTTTTTCGAGTGTAATACCAGTGACTGATGAGCTGATGGTAACCAGTGTCATTCACAGCCACGTAAGCTttagcaagttgccaaatggaACTCTCAACACCTTGGCTAGAGGGGGTATAGACTTTGCCGGTGCAACCAAATTGATCCCCGTTGGGATGCGGCAAGCTTAATTCAATAGCTAATGGCTTCAAAGTCCCGTCATCTTGTAAGAAGAGGAGTGTCCTGCTTGCATATGTTTTCGTTGAAGTTGTGTTTATGCGCCTCAGGTACGGCATTATTGAATCATGGTGGTCTAATATGAATAACTTATTGTTATCGATTGCCTGTTGCAGAAAGTAATTTTCAGTAATTATTTTGAATATGAATATAACGAGAATAAAGGGTTGCAAACTTACAAAGCAACCTCAGGACTACCTGGTTCAAACTTCAAACTCAATTTCGAAAGAAACTAGTCAATAGTATTACCTCGTCTATGCTGAGTCCTTTTAAGTTATGAGCTATGTTTTCTTTGGTTATTAGACTAGTCTGATCCCCATATGCTTTTCGATCTAGCTTGCTAGCAGGCGGAAACTCCTGCGGTTTATTCAAAAATAATAACTATCAGGGATGAAAAGTCGAAGTTATTATGATTCAAATGTAAAATCTCTAGTGtctcatattttcttcaaaACAAAAGAAGACAATAGCTTACTTTGAGAAGACGAATTGCAACAGGATTTATTCCTGCCAGCATTTCTCTTGCAAATTCTTCATCAGTTCTCCATGCTGATTTATCCTCTAATATAAATCATTCAAAAGACCATTCAGGTAAAAGAAAGAAGTAAATGAAGATACGTTGAAAGTAATTTCTTATACCTCTGATCACTTGAGGCACAGGGAACTTCAGGAAATTTTCACCATCAAGTCGAAAAAGTTCCTTGATTGTCTCTAAAGGGATGTTATCCCTAACGGATTTCAGTAAACCCTCGGGCAACCGTATTCCTCCTTCGTAGAGTTTAAGTACATCATTCAAGCTTCCGAACTCGTTTTGTGAGGCAACTAGAGTTGCTAGCTCATCAGGCTTAACGATCTGAGATATCGATTTCAGGGCATAAGCAATTGCGTCTGACGTCTTTAAGTGGCCAAATTTTTCGTCTCTTGGAACGTACACAAATATGTTCACGGGAAGCATCATGGGGCTCGCTATTAAGATTAAAGCAAATTAGTCATAATCACACAATACATCTTTTCATGTGAGCAGTGACTGAGAAATAGGGAAGATTGACTGACCTTTTTCAGTTGCTTGTCTTCCGATTTTTACTCTGCGAGGATAAGGAAAATCACTAGACCCTCCGAGAGTTGGACGCTCATATTCTAGACCCTTATATGGTTTTCCCAAATCATCGTAGTAAGCATAGCCATAAACTCTGTCCCACTCCTGAAGCTCTCTTTTTTCATCGTCGTCGTCTCCTCTCAAGTTCTTGAGCTCTTCTTCTCTGAATTTCTGTAATGGCACCGGCGTATCACTTGAAATATACGTCTGCACAAATTTATATATTTCGTAAACCTTACTCGTGGCTTTACCGAAGACTATTGAGCATAACATAACAGTCCATCagctaaaacataaaattcaaTTGGAAGTTAAGAACTTCATGAATCCTATATATTGTTACCTTGTTAGCGAAGAAAACGCGGTCTTTTTTGTACTTTTCAGTAGGGTACACCCATGAGTTGCAAACAAAGTGGACTCGACCTTCACCAGGAACATCTTCGAGTGTGAGAGACTTCAAGTAGAACTCATTGTGATGCTCATTTCGGATTATGAATGCTCCCGGGACTCCAATCTCCTCGTCCCAATCGAAAGTAACATCAAATGCAGTCTCCTCTGCTGTTAAAGGAGTGATTTTGGTAATCCAATCTTCCAAATATGCCGGCTTTCCAACTTTTCCTTGCCACCCATTTTCTACACATATCAAAACAAAACCGAGAATTGAGATGTTCTGTTTTCTGTTTTTGGATTCTGACATTAAGATCTTAAACAACATATTTTTTAACTGATTATTTACTTCTTTACCGAAACAGTGcaacaaaaaatattgaagCTTAAAAGCCGTTGTTTTCCTGAACACGCAAAATCGGATCGATTCGGACGATGTGTGGGAGTAGGCTACAGATTTAGGGTTCGAAACCTCCTTTGTACTAAAACTCACATATTTTGTGGACGAGATAATTGGAGCAATTGGTCATTCAACTTTAGTTCAATTGGAGTTTtaatctctcaactaaaaatttgtgAGTATTGGTCTCTGAACTTGTTATAATATGGAGAAATAATCATTTTGGCTAACACCGTTAGAACATTCATCCATTTATGCTCctttaaaccttttatttttgATGAAGTTCTAATGGAGTTAGCGAAAATGGCCGGTGCTCATATTATAACAAGTTCAAGGACCATTACTCCGTGAACTTGAAAAGAAGTAAATTGGTAAAAAATTCTTACCAGGGTCACAATTAACAGAACTGATGAGCTGCAGTAAAACTCTTTTACCCCGCAGCTCATCGAAACGATCATGAACTGAAGCTTTGAGGTCGTTGAGCTCCAAAACgttcttcttcatcaacaccACTGTACCTCTGAGTTTCTTCTCCCCAGTTTTCGGGCGATGATCAACGTTGATGGTCTGGGATGGCTTTGCAGTTGATGAAACCACAGTCAAAGGCTGAGATCGTGCCACATCAGTCACGCACAAGAAACCAGCTGGGAATACTTTCATGGGATCAGTCGTTTGAAGCAACCCTGGTCTGCCATTGACCGACGTGGAACGATCTGGATTGTTGGTTGTTGCTGCTGCAACAACAACTGAGCTAAGAGGACTGAGTTGCTTGAGAAGAACCTGAAGCATATTTGTCTGCTTCAAGATATGAAAAAGTTGGAAGTAATTAGAAAAAGTGTTTGAACTGAAGATCTCACTACACCAACAAGCGTGAAGAATGTGAAGGAAGGGttggtggtatttataggaactGGTAGCTCACTGTTCAATGATTATAGAATAATCCTCCAATTTTTTTAATGGGTCATTCAGTCTTGTAAAATTGGAGAGGTTTTCATGTCCATAACATAGGATGATATAtgacgtgtcattatacaaatggtaAGATATTTATgttgaaaaactaaaaatttgaaaaataaaattttcatctacttatataataacatgcGGTGTACCACCTTTGTTCCGGgcacaatgaaaattttctggttgaattggagagattttttagtgtatcaAAAAACACGGCCCAGTCTACAAAAcgtgtaagatcccacattgcccaggaatgaggatcatgtaagccttatatgtatattctcatctctacctagcacgagaccttttgggagttcaCCGGCTTTGGATTtcataggaactctgaagttaagcgagttcgcgcaagagcaatcccagaatgagtgacccactaggaagttcttgagttcccagaaacaaaaccgtaagggcccaggatgtggtgagaacaatatcgtgctacggtgaagTTGAGTCTGGGATGTGATGAgaacccgggccgggatgtgagacccactgggaagttcttgagttcccagaaacaaaaccgtgagggcccGGAATGTGGTgagaacaatatcgtgctatggtgaaGTTGAGTCTGGGATGTGATGAGAactcgggtcgggatgtgataaAACGTCATTATACAAGTGGTCAAACCACTTGTACTATTACCCTTATCTCCAATTATGTTATAACTCTTGGTGTATCCGGCTGTATTTATGatacattgaaaaatttctcgttaAGTTGAGACTAACTTCCATGCACGGCTATACTAATATTGTAGCGTTTTTTGGCAATAATACAATTATATGCGAAAAAATACACGTATCATTGTAAATTGATATGAATCATCACGGAACGATGTATATTTGTTATAACAGTCTTTCTCATTTGAATGAATGAGTACTAGAAATCTAGATTTTTCATGTTTTGGTCTTTAAACGGGAGAAAGTGGAAAGTCTTTAAACTTCACCAACTTATTCGGTGTTTTTCTATTTCTAGGGTTGATTTAATGTTTTAGTCCTTTTTAAGGTAGCTTCAACCCTCCCTATCAAGGTAAAATTTTCGGTCGAACTGCTTGATTACGTTAatgattatattaattttacaaaataatagaaTCTCTTGTAACTTGATCTCGTTAAGTGTAAAGATTATAATTCCACGTCAAAAAATGAGCCAATTAATTTTGAGTTATATGCTCAGATTCTAATACGTAATCGCGTTAGTTCTATTCCGTAAGAGAATTGCCTTAAGCGATAGCCCTAGAAACTCTTGTTTACCACACCAACAAATATAGATAGATTTCaacaaggggtgtgatatctacacacccctgtttacttctcacacacctttttaaattttcggtcgtcggatttgataaattgaagaagatcaacggcaagaaattaacaagggtatgtgagaagtaaaaaaaaaatatgcggATAGCACACCCTTTTCAACAATAGTTAGGTTCTCTAGAAAATAGGCAATTACAGGTCGTCTTCTTTTTCACGTTATTTTTTCAATACTTTGTAGAAAGTTACTTGCATAAGTTAAAAGCCTAAAATACACCATTTAGTTGCACCACAAATTCACAAGTCGGTGACAGTATATAATTCAAAGTTTCCAACATGGTATATTTGGAAATAAATCTGAGTACACGTTTAAGTAAGTCCATAGAGATTTACAATATACAAAATATATACTAGTCAAGCGACTAACAATACAAATAAACCTAAACTACATAAATTTACAAAATCTAGTCCAATAGAATCCTAACCGGATTCTTCTACACTAACAAAATCATCGAAGTTTTGTAATATTCGGTGACAATATGATTGA is part of the Malus domestica chromosome 12, GDT2T_hap1 genome and encodes:
- the LOC103450936 gene encoding probable linoleate 9S-lipoxygenase 5 codes for the protein MKVFPAGFLCVTDVARSQPLTVVSSTAKPSQTINVDHRPKTGEKKLRGTVVLMKKNVLELNDLKASVHDRFDELRGKRVLLQLISSVNCDPENGWQGKVGKPAYLEDWITKITPLTAEETAFDVTFDWDEEIGVPGAFIIRNEHHNEFYLKSLTLEDVPGEGRVHFVCNSWVYPTEKYKKDRVFFANKTYISSDTPVPLQKFREEELKNLRGDDDDEKRELQEWDRVYGYAYYDDLGKPYKGLEYERPTLGGSSDFPYPRRVKIGRQATEKASPMMLPVNIFVYVPRDEKFGHLKTSDAIAYALKSISQIVKPDELATLVASQNEFGSLNDVLKLYEGGIRLPEGLLKSVRDNIPLETIKELFRLDGENFLKFPVPQVIREDKSAWRTDEEFAREMLAGINPVAIRLLKEFPPASKLDRKAYGDQTSLITKENIAHNLKGLSIDEAIDNNKLFILDHHDSIMPYLRRINTTSTKTYASRTLLFLQDDGTLKPLAIELSLPHPNGDQFGCTGKVYTPSSQGVESSIWQLAKAYVAVNDTGYHQLISHWLRTHAVMEPFIIATNRQLSVLHPVHKLLHPHFRDNMNVNALARQVLINASGILETTVFPAKFSMEWSSAMYKNWVFPEQALPVDLTKRGMAVEDSSSSHGVRLLIEDYPYAADGLEIWFAIKTWVKDYCSFYYKTDETVQKDSELQSWWKELREEGHGDKKDEPWWPKMQTREELIESCTIIIWIASAYHAAINFGQYPYGGYLPNRPSTSRRFMPEEGTPEYEELKTNPEKAFLKTFTPELQTLLGMATIEILSRHTVDEVYLGHRDTAEWTTDADILQASKNFRNKLKEIEECIKRKNKDKRLKNRTGPAKMPYTLLYPSSDPGLTGKGIPNSVSI